The Psychrosphaera ytuae genome includes a region encoding these proteins:
- a CDS encoding elongation factor P hydroxylase has translation MLPLSDNQQQKHSVQQLIELFNLTFEKEFNVRLVKGQDEPIYLPAGAGEGSINAKPYAQVVFAHGFFASALHEIAHWCLAGAERRTKVDYGYWYCPDGRTAEQQAKFQHVEIKPQAIEWALCAAANFTFRVSCDNLSGDEHGQQPDRFGFEQDVQKQLEGYLQQGFPARARQFIDALAEHYGQSTPLKLDACLAVLNRKEEAIHDAAA, from the coding sequence ATGTTGCCGTTATCAGACAATCAACAACAAAAGCACAGTGTCCAACAGTTAATCGAACTCTTTAATCTAACTTTTGAAAAGGAGTTCAATGTTCGGTTGGTGAAGGGCCAAGACGAGCCCATTTATCTTCCTGCTGGCGCTGGAGAAGGTAGCATTAACGCCAAGCCATATGCACAAGTTGTGTTTGCTCATGGTTTTTTTGCGAGCGCTTTGCATGAGATTGCCCATTGGTGTTTGGCCGGCGCCGAACGTCGTACCAAAGTTGATTATGGCTACTGGTATTGCCCTGATGGTCGTACCGCTGAGCAACAGGCTAAGTTTCAACATGTTGAAATAAAACCTCAGGCCATAGAGTGGGCTTTATGTGCAGCCGCTAATTTTACCTTTAGAGTGAGCTGTGACAATTTATCCGGTGATGAGCACGGCCAACAGCCAGACCGCTTTGGCTTTGAGCAAGATGTACAAAAACAGCTTGAAGGTTATTTACAACAAGGCTTTCCAGCAAGGGCGAGACAATTTATTGACGCCTTAGCAGAACATTACGGTCAGTCGACTCCGCTTAAGTTAGACGCCTGTTTGGCAGTGTTAAACAGAAAAGAAGAGGCTATTCATGACGCAGCAGCGTAA